Proteins found in one Streptomyces sp. NBC_00461 genomic segment:
- a CDS encoding DUF317 domain-containing protein has product MRQNKQWSGWGAAGQQAQQHYLVEPRYLAGGGDLRHVTEYLRASGWKDKSKSGGPIVFDSPDKFVRIGYDPFTQPGGWTISGKQTAHQEAWHATFGRQTPVEIVAGITDALFKERKAHAPNVWEPLQQQGWETERGQHFTARSPDGDAFVRFHQSSPGQAHWWAGARNEHGRVWEAMFTPTTPMDLVQAFSTALADPQPVLRPLGRVPPSQRIRTTSVSVLPSQLGAWQQARITAARAATWARNSFATNRARSSPGARPYATSDGRRR; this is encoded by the coding sequence GTGAGACAGAACAAGCAGTGGTCCGGCTGGGGCGCCGCCGGTCAGCAGGCCCAGCAGCACTACCTCGTCGAGCCCCGCTATCTCGCCGGCGGCGGCGACCTGCGCCACGTCACCGAGTACCTGCGCGCCTCCGGGTGGAAGGACAAGTCCAAGAGCGGCGGCCCCATCGTCTTCGACAGCCCGGACAAGTTCGTGCGCATCGGATACGACCCGTTCACCCAGCCCGGCGGCTGGACCATCAGCGGGAAGCAGACCGCGCACCAGGAGGCATGGCACGCCACCTTCGGCCGGCAGACGCCCGTCGAAATCGTCGCCGGTATCACCGACGCCCTGTTCAAGGAGCGCAAGGCGCACGCCCCCAACGTGTGGGAGCCCCTGCAGCAACAGGGCTGGGAGACCGAGCGAGGCCAGCACTTCACCGCCCGCAGCCCGGACGGCGACGCCTTCGTCCGCTTCCACCAGTCCAGCCCCGGGCAGGCGCACTGGTGGGCCGGTGCTCGCAACGAACACGGCCGGGTGTGGGAGGCGATGTTCACGCCGACCACGCCGATGGATCTGGTGCAGGCATTCAGCACGGCGCTCGCGGACCCGCAGCCCGTGCTGCGGCCCCTCGGCCGCGTCCCGCCCTCCCAGCGGATCCGCACCACCTCCGTGTCCGTCCTACCGTCCCAGCTCGGCGCGTGGCAGCAGGCCAGGATCACCGCCGCCAGAGCGGCCACATGGGCCCGCAACTCCTTCGCCACCAACCGGGCCCGCTCCAGCCCCGGCGCTCGCCCGTACGCGACGTCCGACGGCCGACGCCGCTGA
- a CDS encoding DUF317 domain-containing protein, translating into MTRPYIVSKADAPWSRIWFDTSPRHLAGPGDPRHVTQALRAGGWKNYADPDFPHVVLASPDFRHTLVLEPAADSYSAWWRISSQRWHASFGGNTPAEIIAGFTDALLHPAPATEPDVWPTLQAADWTYERDERGNESARHPDGITTMERRATLTSDYFSWSADVALPTGLGGHQRLWHAYFDNRTPRHLLAAFSTALTDPALVPRGHYDVPHSHLVTQVERGAHGEQLAAAHEARLKAIRAAARKARRSGAPTTHPVPAPAAELAAAAARGR; encoded by the coding sequence GTGACCCGCCCCTACATTGTCAGCAAGGCCGACGCCCCCTGGTCTCGTATCTGGTTCGACACCAGTCCCCGTCATCTCGCCGGGCCCGGCGACCCGCGCCATGTCACCCAGGCGCTGCGGGCCGGCGGCTGGAAGAACTACGCCGACCCCGACTTTCCCCATGTCGTCCTGGCCAGCCCCGACTTCCGCCACACGCTCGTACTCGAACCCGCTGCGGACTCGTACTCTGCCTGGTGGCGGATCTCCTCACAGCGCTGGCACGCGTCGTTCGGCGGCAACACACCCGCCGAGATCATCGCCGGATTCACCGACGCCCTCCTGCACCCCGCCCCGGCCACGGAGCCAGACGTGTGGCCGACCCTGCAAGCGGCGGACTGGACCTACGAGCGCGACGAGCGGGGCAATGAGAGTGCGCGCCATCCGGACGGCATCACCACCATGGAGCGGCGGGCGACGCTGACGAGCGACTACTTCAGCTGGAGCGCCGACGTCGCGCTCCCCACCGGGCTCGGCGGCCACCAGCGGCTGTGGCACGCGTACTTCGACAACCGCACACCCCGCCACCTGCTCGCCGCCTTCTCCACCGCCCTCACCGACCCCGCGCTCGTGCCGCGCGGCCACTACGACGTCCCGCACTCCCACCTGGTCACCCAGGTGGAACGCGGCGCCCATGGCGAGCAACTGGCCGCCGCCCACGAGGCGCGCCTGAAGGCCATCCGGGCCGCCGCCCGCAAGGCCCGCCGCAGTGGCGCGCCGACCACGCACCCCGTCCCGGCACCCGCCGCCGAGTTGGCCGCTGCTGCGGCCCGGGGCCGCTGA
- a CDS encoding DUF317 domain-containing protein, whose product MSDTVEQALITPRYLAGGGDPGWITVPLHRAAGWSYGHDPLMPRVLLTSPDQLIQLRLDPDPDDPGWWTIRHARTADHPGWTATFEARTPVEIITAFTDALTDPSGPPTAAPDPCAPLRDAGWHTPPHLGSLASPDNIAHVWRIGAPGRDLWSIETAVIQDPTIWRALFTGTTPLHLIAAVTQSLADRTPIPRDPSRIPGLARDRMTVHTHHLPAPDIAFALERRVSTLAARHRPATTAPPAPHGRSPRRTR is encoded by the coding sequence GTGAGCGACACCGTCGAGCAGGCGCTCATCACCCCGCGCTATCTCGCGGGCGGCGGAGACCCGGGGTGGATCACCGTGCCGCTGCATCGCGCCGCCGGCTGGAGCTACGGACACGACCCGCTGATGCCGCGCGTCCTGCTCACCAGCCCGGACCAGCTCATCCAGCTGCGCCTGGACCCCGACCCGGACGATCCGGGCTGGTGGACCATCCGGCACGCGCGTACCGCGGATCACCCCGGCTGGACGGCCACCTTCGAAGCCCGCACCCCCGTCGAGATCATCACCGCCTTCACCGACGCCCTGACCGATCCATCCGGCCCGCCCACCGCAGCGCCCGATCCCTGCGCCCCGCTGCGGGACGCAGGCTGGCACACGCCGCCCCACCTCGGCAGCCTCGCCTCCCCCGACAACATCGCGCACGTCTGGCGGATCGGCGCCCCCGGTCGGGATCTGTGGAGCATCGAGACCGCGGTGATCCAGGACCCGACGATCTGGCGTGCCCTGTTCACCGGCACCACCCCGCTGCACCTGATCGCCGCCGTGACGCAGTCGCTCGCCGACCGGACGCCCATCCCCCGCGATCCGAGCCGGATCCCGGGCCTGGCCCGCGACCGCATGACCGTGCACACCCATCACCTCCCCGCGCCGGACATCGCCTTCGCCCTGGAGCGACGCGTCAGCACCCTCGCCGCCCGGCACCGCCCAGCGACCACTGCCCCACCCGCGCCGCACGGCCGTTCGCCGCGCCGCACCCGCTGA
- a CDS encoding type IV secretory system conjugative DNA transfer family protein, with protein MPQPSSSSTDGYDIAFRVLGVVLAIAVPLSNVAWLGGNLTAWATDTGPRAPYQPVQALLHPDQLWPRLGDTSLLLGTRILPGTVLLALGITAAVLYKRHKDGIGGRRKRVAGMAKQRDIEPLMSKAITAKARSLRPSLKDAKHLNPADTGILLGNLQGTKHEVRMGYEDVAVAIMAPRSGKTTSLAIPSILNAPGPVLLTSNKAAGDAYTATLDARAAVGRAWSMDPQQIAHAERAMWWNPLSDAKTLDGAGRLAGHFLAASVDASQQGDFWSKAGSNILSQLFLAAALAERPITDVMQWLAFPADRTPLDILRDHGFAAVAAQLKGTVEGPPETRDGIYETARQYAAALLNSEIAAWVTPQKDVAEFKPGEFVASKDTLYLLSKDGGGGASALIAACADSVMRAATAQAERAGGRLDPPMLAILDEAANVCKISDLPDLYSHLGSRGIIPITILQSYRQGQKVWGDAGMDAMWSASTIKVIGSGIDDPDFADKLSRLIGDHDVETTSTSTSESGKSTSVSMRQERILAADAIRALPKGTALAFATGMRAAMLDLRPWYLEPGAGDLSAASALASKGITERAVAKAAPKQTDFGTAA; from the coding sequence TTGCCCCAGCCCTCCTCCTCGTCCACCGACGGCTACGACATAGCCTTCCGCGTCCTGGGCGTCGTCCTCGCCATCGCCGTCCCGCTGTCGAACGTGGCGTGGCTGGGCGGCAACCTCACCGCCTGGGCCACCGACACCGGTCCCCGTGCGCCGTATCAGCCCGTACAGGCCCTGCTCCATCCCGATCAGCTGTGGCCCCGCCTCGGCGACACATCCCTGCTGCTGGGCACCCGCATCCTGCCCGGCACCGTGCTACTCGCACTCGGGATCACGGCCGCCGTGCTGTACAAGCGACACAAGGACGGCATCGGCGGACGCAGGAAGCGCGTCGCCGGGATGGCCAAACAGCGGGACATCGAGCCGCTGATGTCCAAGGCCATCACCGCCAAGGCAAGATCATTGCGCCCAAGCCTGAAGGACGCCAAGCACCTCAACCCGGCCGACACCGGCATCCTGCTCGGCAACCTCCAGGGCACGAAGCACGAAGTGCGCATGGGGTACGAGGACGTCGCCGTCGCGATCATGGCGCCGCGCTCCGGCAAGACCACATCGCTGGCGATCCCCTCCATCCTCAACGCGCCCGGCCCGGTCCTGCTCACCTCCAACAAGGCGGCGGGCGACGCCTACACGGCCACGCTCGATGCGCGAGCGGCCGTCGGCCGGGCCTGGTCGATGGACCCGCAGCAGATCGCCCATGCCGAACGGGCCATGTGGTGGAACCCCTTGTCCGACGCCAAGACCCTCGACGGCGCCGGCAGGCTCGCCGGCCACTTCCTCGCCGCCTCGGTGGACGCCTCCCAGCAGGGCGACTTCTGGTCCAAGGCTGGCTCCAACATCCTCTCGCAGCTGTTCCTGGCCGCCGCCCTCGCCGAGCGGCCGATCACCGACGTGATGCAGTGGCTGGCCTTCCCTGCCGACCGGACCCCGCTGGACATCCTGCGCGACCACGGGTTCGCCGCCGTCGCCGCACAGTTGAAGGGCACCGTGGAGGGCCCGCCGGAGACCCGCGACGGCATCTACGAGACGGCCCGCCAGTACGCCGCCGCCCTGCTCAACAGCGAGATCGCCGCATGGGTGACCCCGCAGAAGGACGTGGCGGAGTTCAAGCCGGGCGAGTTCGTCGCCTCGAAGGACACGCTCTATCTGCTGTCGAAGGACGGCGGTGGCGGCGCCTCGGCCCTCATCGCCGCGTGCGCGGACTCCGTGATGCGGGCCGCGACCGCCCAGGCCGAACGCGCCGGAGGACGCCTCGACCCGCCCATGCTCGCGATCCTCGACGAGGCCGCCAACGTCTGCAAGATCTCGGACCTGCCGGACCTGTACTCCCACCTCGGCAGCCGCGGGATCATTCCCATCACGATCCTGCAGAGCTACCGGCAGGGTCAGAAAGTCTGGGGCGACGCGGGCATGGACGCCATGTGGTCCGCCTCCACGATCAAGGTCATCGGGTCCGGCATCGACGACCCGGACTTCGCCGACAAGCTGTCCCGTCTGATCGGTGACCACGACGTCGAGACCACCTCCACCTCGACCTCCGAGTCCGGTAAGTCCACGTCCGTCAGCATGCGGCAGGAACGCATCCTGGCCGCCGACGCCATCCGCGCCCTGCCCAAGGGCACCGCGCTCGCCTTCGCCACCGGCATGCGCGCGGCCATGCTCGACCTGCGTCCCTGGTATCTCGAGCCCGGCGCCGGCGATCTATCCGCCGCCTCCGCCCTCGCGTCCAAGGGCATCACCGAACGCGCCGTCGCCAAGGCCGCCCCGAAGCAGACCGACTTCGGCACCGCCGCCTAG
- a CDS encoding DNA cytosine methyltransferase: MILDLFAGPGGWSHALTVLGARDVGLEGDEWACKTRAQAGQLTIRTDVAVYPAWIFSGRTLGLIASPPCQAWSMAGKRLGLVDQPLVHQAVANLAAGRDTREQLLGACADQRSLLAAEPMRYLHALNTVGEPEWVLMEEVPDVLPLWRQYAAILRAWGFSVWTGILNAADYGVPQTRRRAILLASRTRTAEPPPPTHAQSAEPESLFGPGRARWVSMAEALGWGATDRPVPTVCAGGGPGGGPEPFPSGSRKTLTDARDRGTWTPHPDAELVLASRPGENHTEDAPASTFTAEAHRWSWSLRSNNQTNATVRRADEPAGTLFFGHRANECTWVSNTASGLPDDEQRAAPTPIKITAREAGVLQSFPANYPWQGNKGQTFSQIGNAVPPRLAAHLLAPHLNKPFNPDDFILAA, from the coding sequence ATCATCCTCGACTTGTTCGCCGGGCCCGGCGGCTGGAGCCACGCGCTCACCGTCCTCGGCGCGCGAGATGTGGGCCTGGAGGGGGATGAGTGGGCCTGCAAAACCCGTGCCCAGGCAGGGCAGTTGACGATCCGGACCGACGTCGCCGTCTATCCGGCTTGGATCTTCTCTGGCCGGACCCTCGGGCTGATCGCCTCCCCTCCCTGTCAGGCATGGTCGATGGCGGGCAAGCGCCTCGGCCTCGTTGACCAGCCCCTCGTTCACCAGGCCGTCGCCAACCTTGCCGCCGGACGCGACACCCGCGAGCAACTGCTCGGCGCGTGCGCGGACCAGCGCTCCCTTCTGGCCGCCGAGCCCATGCGCTACCTGCACGCCCTCAACACGGTGGGCGAGCCCGAGTGGGTGCTCATGGAAGAAGTCCCCGATGTCCTGCCCCTGTGGCGGCAGTACGCGGCGATCCTGCGGGCCTGGGGATTCTCGGTATGGACCGGCATCCTCAACGCCGCCGACTACGGCGTCCCCCAGACGAGAAGGCGGGCGATCCTGCTCGCCTCCCGCACCCGCACCGCCGAACCTCCGCCGCCCACCCACGCACAGTCCGCCGAACCGGAGTCGCTGTTCGGGCCCGGCCGCGCCCGCTGGGTATCCATGGCCGAAGCCCTGGGCTGGGGCGCCACAGACCGTCCTGTGCCCACCGTGTGCGCTGGCGGCGGCCCGGGAGGCGGCCCCGAACCCTTCCCCTCCGGCTCACGCAAGACCCTGACCGACGCCCGCGACCGCGGCACCTGGACACCACACCCCGACGCCGAACTCGTCCTGGCCTCCCGGCCCGGTGAGAACCACACCGAAGATGCTCCGGCATCCACGTTCACCGCCGAGGCGCACCGCTGGTCATGGTCACTGCGCAGCAACAACCAGACCAACGCCACCGTGCGCCGGGCCGACGAGCCCGCCGGCACCCTGTTCTTCGGCCACCGGGCCAACGAGTGCACCTGGGTCTCCAACACCGCCTCCGGCCTTCCGGACGACGAGCAGCGAGCGGCGCCGACCCCGATCAAGATCACCGCCCGGGAAGCGGGCGTGCTGCAGAGCTTCCCCGCCAACTACCCGTGGCAGGGCAACAAGGGCCAGACCTTCTCGCAGATCGGCAATGCCGTCCCCCCGCGCCTGGCAGCCCACCTGCTCGCCCCACACCTGAACAAGCCCTTCAACCCCGACGACTTCATCCTCGCCGCCTGA
- a CDS encoding DnaB-like helicase N-terminal domain-containing protein, translated as MPHTPEPDDDLDRVPTPVHYAEQSLLGALLLEPARLTDTEPLIAHHFDSHTHAALFTAIRTLPPPDLADHAKDTAWLNAVLDHARPHAPGLNASYLHTLIQFCPLPKHAAAYARMIRADNARRVLRAHAGRLASTATDPSLPYPVASTLGMADDIGRVLDALAAQFAPHPGSFPRTPLPADVLRPAGEEDLDEERFLLATATAYPAEVQHMRWLTEADFLLPLHAALWQSITSLVHRGDMVDPVTVLGEAQHHGVLTGTLTPEDLMALVSTPAGSPEYWGEKILQRALLARAQTVAARITAYTDDLANTPHQFVTGSRRALADLNSLRTRWMRATTPSPAPTKSQPARRGQLPHATGPPPQPALLSPRAHR; from the coding sequence ATGCCCCACACCCCCGAACCCGACGACGACCTCGACCGCGTGCCGACGCCGGTCCACTACGCCGAGCAGTCCCTGCTTGGCGCCCTCCTCCTAGAACCTGCGCGTCTGACCGACACCGAGCCGCTGATCGCTCACCACTTCGACAGCCATACCCACGCCGCGCTGTTCACCGCGATCCGCACGCTCCCGCCGCCCGACCTGGCCGACCACGCCAAGGACACTGCCTGGCTCAACGCTGTTCTGGACCATGCGCGTCCGCACGCTCCCGGCCTGAACGCCTCCTACCTTCACACCCTCATCCAGTTCTGCCCGCTGCCGAAGCACGCGGCGGCGTACGCCAGGATGATCCGCGCCGACAATGCCCGCAGGGTTCTGCGCGCCCACGCCGGGCGTCTCGCGTCCACCGCAACGGACCCGAGCCTGCCCTACCCGGTCGCCTCGACGCTCGGCATGGCCGACGACATCGGCCGTGTCCTGGACGCCCTCGCCGCACAGTTCGCCCCGCACCCCGGCTCCTTCCCCCGCACTCCACTCCCTGCGGATGTCCTACGGCCGGCCGGCGAGGAGGACCTCGATGAAGAACGCTTCCTTCTTGCGACCGCCACCGCCTACCCGGCTGAGGTACAGCACATGAGGTGGCTGACCGAGGCGGACTTCCTGCTGCCGCTGCACGCCGCGCTCTGGCAGTCCATCACCTCGCTGGTCCACCGCGGCGACATGGTCGACCCCGTCACCGTCCTCGGCGAGGCCCAGCACCACGGCGTGCTCACCGGCACCCTGACACCCGAGGACCTGATGGCCCTGGTCTCCACGCCCGCCGGCTCACCCGAGTACTGGGGCGAGAAGATCCTCCAACGCGCTCTCCTCGCCCGCGCCCAGACGGTCGCCGCACGGATCACCGCCTACACCGACGACCTGGCCAACACCCCCCACCAGTTCGTCACCGGCAGCCGCCGCGCCCTGGCCGACCTCAACTCCCTGCGTACCCGCTGGATGCGCGCCACAACACCCTCGCCCGCTCCCACCAAAAGCCAGCCGGCACGCCGCGGGCAACTGCCCCACGCGACCGGTCCTCCGCCCCAGCCCGCACTACTCAGCCCGCGCGCCCACCGATGA
- a CDS encoding TerD family protein: MASDEPRWWQPVMGASPEDGLALEAASGQHQRFAELDALAARLLAAALGGERVASVIRGKGPQAADSVEVLGLSGSEEAWCAEKFGVREQQQRGAWYLPQKLSVKAGAVNLPHLLRERAAHAVTLATDDTARVSVVEGADAVLLWALLVPLFEALLEPVRVRAAGPAGTVEDQQEQWAGIEERYRLLGLGQDALEEFRFGGGWHRLDRRGQQRARLRLLDTLTATDPLQLVTRHRIQQTQALIASFAKKAKAGTALARRVLTRALQPVVSGYFAGNWLTVLDYLQAPPHPDEEVITALPEPRLYVGMSAQAAGMAAEAGIPEDEIHAMLAAFLGGPTSLSPVEERVAALRGWWTGFDHTHAVQSPGMRPLWGLVDNEIMSFAWQDDHGITQQLYRQVLPASVNEQVDRLWQSVTLQRHPGAIVSNPRPHQLMAQTIGPALEFWHGVALTAWFVCEGPYSRAPLSGVADYYNRPLTALHAVGCPVSPDLFEELRIAERHLGPEEEIVRERRELPVDTAIGSFTLTMSHSSGSRREGFERVRDIVTRHRRAWAEQYLDAYLEGRWRAALEDVARAHHRFVAAKGKPPTLIQFAQFATNAASQWTGGDLGALYTAIGEPAAAQQQRPARLLPNDGHVFAQRVYTALGGIAVDNDLRMNQPEEAQRQWQLSRLAEESLRYVQLYEALGHPPTPKQFGAHRLAWPWPGEEAEGWPLFQDALAALTGTSRPAEASDADAVKAAPEAQHEAGNVLGKGANAHLASERVMVRVTATGTPVDVSAVLLTRHGKVRSDQDLVFYNHPHHEGVRTDGDTITAELPEIPDDIHTVAVIASIDLESQPMAVFDQHSTWRADITQPSGERLSFEAAPFVSRETVAIAVEVYRHGSGWKVRAVGQGYDTGLAGLAADYGINVDS, from the coding sequence GTGGCCAGTGATGAGCCGCGCTGGTGGCAGCCTGTCATGGGCGCATCTCCCGAAGACGGGCTTGCTTTGGAGGCGGCTTCCGGGCAGCACCAGCGCTTCGCCGAGCTCGACGCGCTCGCGGCCAGGCTGCTGGCCGCTGCACTGGGCGGCGAGCGAGTGGCTTCGGTGATCAGAGGCAAAGGACCACAGGCTGCGGACAGCGTTGAAGTGCTTGGGCTCAGCGGGTCGGAGGAGGCTTGGTGTGCTGAGAAGTTCGGTGTGCGGGAGCAACAGCAACGCGGTGCGTGGTACCTGCCGCAAAAGCTCTCCGTGAAGGCAGGAGCAGTCAACCTGCCGCATCTGTTGCGCGAACGCGCCGCCCACGCGGTGACGTTGGCCACCGATGACACCGCTCGGGTCAGCGTTGTGGAGGGCGCGGACGCGGTACTGCTGTGGGCGCTACTGGTGCCGTTGTTCGAGGCGTTGCTGGAGCCGGTCCGGGTGCGGGCAGCCGGACCGGCCGGGACCGTCGAAGACCAACAGGAACAGTGGGCCGGTATCGAAGAACGCTACCGTCTGCTGGGCCTGGGCCAGGATGCGCTCGAGGAGTTCCGCTTCGGCGGCGGCTGGCACCGGCTGGACCGGCGCGGGCAGCAACGCGCCCGCCTCCGGCTCCTGGACACCCTCACCGCCACTGATCCTCTGCAACTCGTCACCCGCCACCGCATCCAGCAGACGCAGGCACTCATTGCCAGCTTCGCCAAGAAGGCCAAGGCCGGTACCGCTCTGGCCAGACGAGTCCTGACCCGGGCGCTGCAGCCGGTGGTCTCCGGCTACTTCGCTGGCAACTGGCTGACCGTACTGGACTACCTGCAGGCGCCACCGCACCCGGACGAGGAAGTCATCACCGCGCTGCCCGAGCCGCGCCTGTACGTGGGGATGTCCGCCCAGGCAGCTGGCATGGCCGCTGAGGCGGGCATCCCGGAGGACGAAATCCATGCCATGCTCGCGGCCTTCCTCGGTGGCCCGACCTCCCTTTCCCCCGTCGAAGAACGTGTTGCAGCCCTGCGTGGCTGGTGGACAGGCTTCGACCACACGCATGCTGTCCAAAGCCCTGGCATGCGGCCGCTATGGGGACTCGTCGACAACGAGATCATGTCCTTCGCCTGGCAGGACGACCATGGAATCACCCAGCAGCTGTACCGGCAGGTGCTGCCCGCCTCCGTCAACGAGCAGGTGGACCGTCTCTGGCAGTCGGTGACGCTGCAGCGCCACCCTGGCGCCATCGTCAGCAATCCCCGGCCCCACCAGCTGATGGCCCAAACGATTGGCCCCGCCCTGGAGTTCTGGCACGGTGTCGCGCTGACCGCCTGGTTCGTGTGCGAAGGCCCTTACTCCCGCGCCCCTCTGTCTGGTGTGGCTGACTATTACAACCGTCCCCTCACCGCGCTGCATGCCGTCGGCTGTCCTGTCTCGCCGGATCTGTTCGAGGAACTGCGCATTGCTGAGCGGCATTTGGGGCCGGAGGAGGAGATCGTCCGGGAGCGCAGGGAGCTACCGGTGGACACGGCGATCGGTTCCTTCACCCTGACGATGAGTCACAGCAGCGGCAGCCGCCGCGAAGGCTTTGAGCGGGTGCGTGACATCGTCACCCGCCATCGCCGTGCCTGGGCAGAGCAGTATCTCGACGCCTACCTGGAGGGGCGGTGGCGCGCCGCGTTGGAAGACGTTGCCCGTGCCCATCACCGGTTCGTGGCCGCGAAGGGCAAGCCGCCTACCTTGATTCAGTTCGCCCAGTTCGCCACCAACGCTGCCAGTCAATGGACCGGTGGTGACCTCGGCGCCCTGTACACCGCGATCGGCGAGCCTGCTGCAGCCCAGCAACAGCGTCCGGCTCGTCTACTGCCGAATGACGGCCACGTCTTCGCCCAGCGCGTTTACACGGCGCTCGGCGGCATTGCCGTCGACAACGACCTCCGCATGAACCAGCCTGAAGAAGCCCAACGGCAGTGGCAGCTCAGCCGCCTGGCCGAGGAAAGCCTGCGCTATGTGCAGCTCTACGAGGCCCTCGGACATCCGCCTACACCTAAACAGTTCGGCGCCCACCGCCTGGCCTGGCCCTGGCCTGGTGAAGAAGCCGAAGGCTGGCCCCTCTTCCAGGACGCCCTCGCCGCGCTAACCGGTACCAGCCGACCCGCAGAGGCATCCGACGCGGATGCGGTCAAGGCTGCCCCAGAGGCACAGCACGAGGCCGGGAACGTGCTAGGCAAGGGCGCTAATGCCCATCTCGCATCCGAGCGGGTAATGGTGCGCGTCACCGCCACCGGTACGCCCGTTGATGTCTCCGCCGTCCTACTTACCCGCCACGGCAAGGTCCGCAGCGACCAGGACCTCGTCTTCTATAACCATCCCCACCACGAAGGAGTCCGCACCGACGGTGACACCATCACCGCGGAGCTGCCCGAGATTCCCGACGACATCCACACCGTGGCAGTCATCGCCAGCATCGACCTCGAATCCCAGCCCATGGCTGTCTTCGACCAGCACTCCACTTGGCGCGCGGACATCACCCAACCCTCCGGTGAAAGATTGTCCTTCGAGGCAGCTCCCTTCGTTTCGCGCGAGACCGTCGCCATCGCTGTGGAGGTCTATCGACATGGTTCGGGCTGGAAGGTGCGTGCTGTCGGCCAGGGCTACGACACCGGGCTGGCGGGCTTGGCCGCGGACTACGGCATCAACGTCGATTCCTAG